AAACTGCTGCTGCCGATCCTGACCACCATCCAGAAAGCCGGCAGCGTGCAGCCCAACGACGCCAGGAAGTACCTCACGCAGATCGAAGACAAGATCCTGACCGCCAAGCAACTCACGGCCCTCGACAGCCTGATGCTGAAAGCCGAACAGGACCGCGAAGCCCGCCGCACCCAGGCGCAGCGCAGCGGCCAGACCCAGGGCCAGCGCGTGCCCGGCCTGCCCGGCGGGCTCGGCACCGTGATGGGCGGCCAGGGTGGGCGCACCGCCGGGCAGACCGGGCAGGGGCAGGGTGCGCAGGGGCAGGGTGGACAGCCCGGCCAGTTCAATCCCTTCAAGCAGGGCCGCATGGCCGACCAGCTGGGCGCGTACATCAAGGTCCTGCAGAAGAAGTAACGGACAGGGGAGGGGCGCGCCGGGGTTCATTCACCCGGCGCGCCCCTGCCGGATCAGGCGTCCAGCAGGCCGTCCCCGCGCAGCACGTCCAGGAATGCGTCCACGACTGCCGGGTCGAACTGCCGTCCCGCCTGCTCCCGCAGCGAGTCGGCGGCCGCCTGCGCCGACCACGCCAGCTTGTACGGCCGCGCGCTGATCAGCGCGTCGAACACGTCCGCGACGCTGAAGATCCGTGCCAGCAGCGGAATGTCCATCCCCGCGAGCCGGTCGGGGTACCCGGAGCCGTCCCACCGTTCATGGTGGTGCCGGACGATCTCACGCACCTCGCGCGGGACGAACACCTCCTCGCGCAGCAGCTGATCACCGACCTCCACGTGCCACTGCATCGCCTCACGCTCGACGGGACTGAGCGGCCCGGCCTTGCGCAGCAGCCGGTCGTCCACGGCGACCTTCCCGATGTCATGCAGGTACGCCCCCCAGCGCAGGTGCTGCAGCGCCTCCTCGCTCAGCCCCAGCCGCTCGCCCAGCCGCCCGGCGAGGGTCGTCACGCGGTCCGTGTGCCCGAACGTGTCCCCGTCCCGGCTCTCGAGCATGCGGCCCAGCGTGCGCAGCGCGGCCTCCCGCGTGGCGTGCAGGTGCTCGACGCTGGAGGCGCGTTCCATGGCCTGACAGATCCGCTGCGCGACCGTGTCCAGCAGCGTCACCAGCGACCCGGGAACGGGCACGCGCCGCTGCAGGTGCAGCAGCATGACCACGCCCACGACCCGCCCGTCCACCCGCAGGGGCGCTGCCAGTCCCGTGAAGATGTTCGGGCTGTCGGTCCGCCGCTGCGCCCACGACTGGTAGTCCGGGGCGACCTGGGTGCGCCCGGTGCGCGCCACCTCCCCGATCAGACCTGTAGAATGGGCCGGACTGGCGCGCAGCACCTCGCGCGTGGCAGCCTGACCGTCCGGGTGCCCGGCCAGGACGGACAGCTGAACCTGTCCCCGGTCGTCCAGCATGACCACTGCTCCCACCGTGAAGCCCGACAGGGACACCAGGGTGTGCAGGGCGCGTTCGCCGATCTCCTCAGGACTGGTCAGGTCCGCCAGTTCACCGGAAAGCTGCGCGAGCTGCTCGAACTGCCGCGCGGCCTGCTGCGCGTCCTCCAGCGCCCGCGTGCGCGCGTAGGCGACGCTGGCCGCCTGCCCCAGCAGCGTCAGCGCCTGCGCCTCGCCGCTGCCGAACTGGGTGCCCTGCGCCAGCCGGTTGACGGACAGCACGCCCAGCAGTTCGCCGTCCGGGCCCAGCAGCGGCACGCCCAGGTACGTGTGGGGCATGGGACGACCGGACACGTACACCGTCTGCGGATTCTGATCCGTGCGCGGAATCAGGGTGGCCTCGCCGGAGTGCACGACCTGCCACGCCAGCCCCTCGCCGCGCTTCAGGTGGCGGCCCAGCGCGTCCAGTCGGTGCTCTCCGGCGGCGGCCACGATCTCCAGGTCGTCGGTGTCCGGACGGTACAGCAGCGTCAGGGCGGTGCTGGCCGCCGTGATGTCCAGGGCCAGCTGCGCGCAGCGCGTGAACATGTCCCCGCTGGACTGCGCCAGCAGCACCAGCGCCTGCGCCTCCAGAGCGGGCCGCAGCGTTTCCGGCAGACCGGACCGGAGCGGGTCGCGGGTCACGCGGCCCGCCGCCTGCGGCAGGGTGCCCGCCGGTCTGCACGCCGGCGACACAGGAAGGGCATGCCCCACGCTAGCGCGCCTGACCTGCCGTGTACCACTCCCCCCGTCAGACGTACCCCCGGCGCGGGGGCCGGGGGCAGAGGGGGGTGTTCAGCGCAGCAGGGTCATTCCCACTCGATGGTGGCCGGCGGCTTGCCCGTGATGTCGTACACCACGCGGTTGATCTCGTGCACCTGGTTCACGATGCGGTTGCTCATGGTCGCCAGGAACTCGTACGGGAGGCGGGCCCACTCGGCGGTCATGAAGTCGTCGGTGGTCACGGCCCGCAGCGCCGCCGTGTACGAGTACGTGCGCTCGTCGCCCATCACGCCGACCGACTGGATGGGCGTGAGGATCGCCAGCGCCTGCGAGCAGCCGTCGTACAGCCCGAACTCGCGCAGGCCGCTGATGAAGATGTCGTCCACGCGGCGCAGGATGTCCAGCTTCTCCTCGCTGATCGCGCCCAGGCAGCGGATCGCCAGGCCCGGGCCGGGGAAGGGGTGACGCATGCGGATGTGGTCCGGCAGGCCCAGCAGGCGCGCGATTTCACGGACCTCGTCCTTGAACAGCGTGCGGAACGGCTCGACCAGCTTGAACGCGAGGTCGTCCGGCAGGCCGCCCACGTTGTGGTGACTCTTGATGTTCGCGGCGCCCTCGCCCCCGGCGGACTCGATCACGTCCGGGTAGAGGGTGCCCTGCGCCAGGAAGTCGAAGGGGCCGTACGCGCGGGCCTCGCGCTCGAAGGCGCGGATGAACTCCCGGCCGATGATCTTGCGCTTCTGCTCGGGGTCGGAGACGCCGTCCAGCGCCGCCATGAATTCCGCGCGGGCGTCCACCGTCACGAGGTTCACGCCCAGCGGTTTCAGGGCCGCCTCGACCTGCTCACGTTCACCGAGGCGCAGCAGGCCGTGGTCGATGAACACCGCCGTCAGCTTCTCGCCGACCGCCTTGGCGAGCAGCAGGCCCAGGGTGCTGGAGTCCACGCCGCCGCTGATCGCCAGCAGCACCCGCCCGTCCCCGACCTGCGCCTGCACATCCGCGATCAGCTCGTCGATGATGTGCTCGGCGGTCCAGTCGCGCGTCACGCCGCAGATGCCCAGGAAGTTCGCCAGCAGCTGCCCACCCTTGGGCGTGTGCACGACCTCCGGGTGGAACTGCACGCCGTAGCGGCGCGTCTCGCGGTTCTCGATCGCGGTGACCGGGGTGTCCTCGGTCTGCGCGACGACCTCGTAGCCCTCGGGCAGCTGCGTGACGGAATCGCTGTGGCTCATCCAGGCGACGAACTCACCCTGGATGCCCTCGAACAGCTGCCCGCCGTACTGCGTCAGGTCCGCCTTGCCGTACTCGCGTTTCCCGGCGCGTTTCACGTCCCCGCCCGCCTGCTGCGCGAGGTACTGCATGCCGTAACACACGCCCAGCACCGGGATGTCCAGGTCCAGCACGCCCGGCGCGGGCTTCGGGGCGGCCTCGTCGTAGACGCTGCTGGGGCCGCCCGACAGCACGATCCCCTGCGGGTTCTCCCGCAGGATGCGGTCCAGGGGCGCGCTGCCGGGCAGGATCACGCTGTACGCCCCGAGTTCACGGAAGCGGCGCGCGATCAGGCGCGTGAACTGACTGCCGAAATCCAGAATGACGACGCTCATCACCGCCGATTGTCTCACGCACCCCACCCGCAGGCGTCCCGCCGGGGCAGACGAGCCGGGCAGACGAGCACCCGGCCTGACCAGGGATCAGCGGTCCAGGTCGATGGTGACCGGCTGCGCGCGCGGCACCGTGACCGTCATGCTGCCCGGCGCGAACCCGTCCACGACCACCCGCAGCCGGTACGTGCCCGGCGCGGGGAACGTCACGCGGCCCGGCGCGGTGCCCAGCGACGCGCCCGGCGCGAGGTTCGCGGCCTTCGGCGCCTGCTCGACCGACAGGCGCGCCGTGGCGCCCGCCACGCCCCGCACCGTGAACGGCACCGTCTGCGGCTGCGGCGCAGCCACCGGCCCGCCCGAACTCTGACGGGCCGGGACCGACGGGTTCACGGTCGCCTGGGGGCTGGCGGCGCGGGCCTGCCGGTCCCGGACCAGCCCGCCCAGCAGGGTCACGACCACCACGAACCCGGCGGCCAGCGCGCCCCAGAACAGCACGCGCCACAGCAGGGGCCGGCGGGGCCGGACGGCGGCGGCCGGGGCCTCGCGGACCACCCGCCAGGAATCGTCCTCGTCCCAGCCGATCCGGATGGGTTCGCCCGTCCGCCGCCGCGCCGGGATCGTCCCGACCGGCTCGGCCTCACGGACGGCGCGGTCGTCAGCGGGCGCGCGGCGCAGCGAGGGGGGCAGGCGCTCCACCTCACGCAGGTTCAGTGCGGGTCGCGGCGCGTCTGCCCCGTCACTGTCGGCCTCCCACGCCGGCAGATCATCGAACCCGATCTGCAGTGGCGGGGGCGGGGTGTGCGGCGCGGCTGGCGCGGCCGTCTGCTGGCGGCGTTCCGCGGCGGCCTGCGCGTCCCGCTCGGTCTGCTCGCGGCGCGCCTCGTGCTCCCGGCGCCGGCGTTCCTGCGGGGAAATCCGGCCCGGGCGGGCGGGCCGCTCCTCAGCTGGCCCGCCCGGAGCCACGGCGGCGGGCCTGGACGGGGCGGGTTCCGACGGGGTGGGCGGCGCCTCGCTCTGCGCTGGCGTGGCGGGGTCCGGTTCGCCCAGCACGATCGGCGTTCCGTCGTGTGCGGGTGGAGGCTCGGTCGGTTCTGGGGCGGCGGGGGCGTCCTGCGGCGCGGGCGTGAGGTCCGGTGTATTCGGGACTGGGGCCGTCTGGTCCGGCGCGGCGCTTCCGGGAGTGACCGTCCCGCCGCCAGACGGGGGCGCTGTGTCCGGGGTGTCGGTGGTGGCCGGCGGGGGACTGGCAGCCCCTGCGGAACTGGCAGCCCCTGCGGAACTGGCAGCCCCTGCAGAACTGGCGGCGGCGTCCCGGCCCGGTTGGCGGGAGCGGCGGCCCCTCTCCCGGCGGCCCCGCGCTCCGGCCTCCGTCTTTTCTCCCGACGCCGGGGCGGAGGGAGCGGGGGGCCGTTCGTTCCGGTCCCGTGGAGCCGGGCCGGGCACTGGGTCGCCCGCTGCGGGGTGGGAGGGGGGCACGGGGACCGGGGTCACCGGCGTGGCTGCCAGCTCGGAAGCGGGCTGCGGGAGAGGGGCGGGTGCCGGGGTGTTGTGGACGCGCAGCGCCGCCAGGGCCGCGCGGGCGTCCAGGCGGCCCGGTTCGTCCAGCAGCGGGCGCAGCGCGCGGGGCACGCCGCCCATCTCATGCAGGATCACGGCCAGCGCGTACAGGTCGTCCTGCGGGCGCGGCTCGCCTCCCCAGGGCAGGCCCGCCCCGGCCAGTCGGACCTCGCCGTCCACGCTCCACAGCTGCGAGGCGCTCAGGCCGCCGTGCACCACGCCGCGCGCGTGCAGGGCTGCCAGGGCCGCCAGGGCGCCCTGCGCGGTCAGGTCCGGGTCCTGCGCAGGCCGCGCCTGCAGGGGCAGCTCGGTCACCATGAACGCCTCTGTGGCGATCTGTACGCAGTCCACCGGCATCAGCACGTTCGGATGCTCGGGCAGGTCGGGGATCGCCAGCGGCGACGGCAGGGCGTGCAGCAGCACCGGCATGCCGGTCAGGCGGTCCGTGGCACGCAGGGTCCGCACCGGACTGGTCATCCGGCCGGGCAGGTCACGCGCGGCCACATAGGGGCCAAGGGGCTTCACGGCCCGCAGTATAGGGCGCCGCCTGTCGTGTGCGGCGCGCACGCGGGCGCCGCAGTGTGAGCGCGTGGCTTGCCGCGCCCCGCGCTTTGCGCTACTAATTGCGGGATATGCGTGACGCCCTGATGAGCGCCCTGAGCACCGTGAACGACCCGGAACTTCACCGGGACCTCGTCTCCCTGGGCATGATCGAGCACGCCAGCGTGGAGGCCGGCGTGGCGCACGTGAAGGTGAACCTGACCACCCCCGCCTGCCCCCTCAAAGGCCAGATCGAGCACGACGTCCGCGCCGCCGCGCTGACTGTCCCCGGCGTGCAGGACGCCGTGATCACGTTCGGCGCGATGGTCCGCGCCGCCGCGCAGCCGGCCCTGCCGGGCGTGAAGCACGTCCTGCTGGTCGGCAGCGGCAAGGGCGGCGTGGGCAAGAGCAGCGTCGCCGTGAACCTCGCCGCGAGCCTCGCGCTGGACGGCGCCCGCGTCGGACTGCTCGACGCGGACGTGTACGGCCCCAGCGTGGCGCACATGCTCGGCCAGAGCGGCGCGAAGGTCACCGCGAACGAGGACCGCAAGATGCGTCCCCTGGACGCGCACGGTGTGCGGTTCATCTCCATGGCGAACCTGTCCCCGGCCGGGCAGGCGCTGGTGTGGCGCGGACCGATGCTGCACTCCGCCATCCAGCAGTTCCTCAAGGACGCCGCGTGGGGCGACCTGGACTACCTGATCGTGGACCTGCCCCCGGGCACCGGCGACGTGCAGCTGTCCCTGACGCAGACCGTGCAGGTCACGGGCGCCGTGATCGTCACCACCCCGCAGGACGTCGCGCTGATCGACGCGACCCGCGCGCTGGACATGTTCCGCAAGGCCAGCGTGCCCGTGCTGGGCGTCATCGAGAACATGAGCTACTTCGTGGCGCCCGACACCGGCATCACGTACGACATCTTCGGGCGGGGCGGCAGCCGCAAACTGGGCGACCACACCCTGCTGGGCGAGATCCCGCTTGAGATCAGTGTCCGTCAGGACGCCGACGCGGGCACGCCCGCCGTGCTGGCCCACCCGGACAGCCCGGCCGCCCTGGCGCTGCGGCAGGCGGCCCGCGCGCTGGCCGGGCAGGTCAGCGTCCGCACCCTCGCGCACCTGCCGGACCAGCTGACCGTCGTATGAGGGGCCGGTCCGCCCGACCACGCCGCCCCGGGGGCCGCCCGTGAGTGCGGCTGTCCTCGCCCCCGCCGGGACGGAACGCACCAAGACCCGGCTGCTGGAACTCGTCAAACGGCACGGCCCGCAGACCGCGCAGGACCTCGCGCAGCGCCTGGACGTCAGCGTGCCTGCCGCGCGGCGTCACCTGTGCGACCTGCAGGAGCAGGGCCTGCTGGAGGCCCGCACCGAACGGCCCGGCGGGCGCGGGCGGCCCCAGCACGTGTTCGCGCTGACCGACCGGGGCGAGGCGGCCTTCCCGAAGACGTACTCCAGCCTGTGCGTGGACGTGCTGCGGCACATCGAGGGCCTGTTCGGGGCGGGCGCGGTGCTGCAGGTCCTGGAGGCCCGCAACGCCGAGATCGCCGCGCGCCTGCGGGACGACCTGCCGGCCGCGCTGCCGCTGGGCGAGCGGGTTCAGGTGCTCGTGCAGCGCCTGAACGAACACGGGTTCGACGCGACCGCCGAGCAGGACGCGCAGGGCCGCTGGATGTTCACGCAGCGCAACTGCCCGAACCTGACGGTCGCGCGGCAGTACGCGCAGCTGTGCAGCGCCGAGGTCACGCTGTACACCGACCTGCTGGGCGTCCCCGTCGCCCGCGATACCCGCATCGCCTGCGGGCAGGCCTGCTGCCACTACCGGGTCGGGTAGGTTCCGTGACCCAGTACCTGACCGCGCTGGACGAGGCGCCCAGCCCGCTGTACTCCATCGTCGCGTGGCCGCCGGAGGCGCTCGACAGCTGGCTGCGCAGGCAGCAGGACCGCCTGAACGTACGCGGCTTCGGACTGCCGCACCTGAACATCCGCGCGCCGTTCCAGACCAGCCTGCGCAGCGCCGAACTGGTCGCCACCTGCCGCGACGTGCTGCGCGGCCAGCCGGCCTTCGATGTGCAGGTGCGCGGATGGAAGCAGCTGCCCGGCGTGATCTTCCTGGAGTGCGAACTCAGCCCGGCCCTGGGCGCGCTGCACCGCCGCACCCTGGCCATCGGGCCGTCCAGTCAGGCGCGCCACGACGGCCCGGACTACCGCCCGCACCTGACGCTGGCGCTGGGCGTCCTGCGGTGGGCCGAACCGATCCTCTGGGAGGAGATCCGCGACCTGAAGCCCCCCCTGACGCACTTCCGGGTGGAGGCGCTGAGCCTCACGAAAGAGCACCGGGGCGAGGTGCAGGAATTGCACACGTACCCGCTGCTGACCCCGGACGACGCGCCCCTGGCCGGCCCCCGCGACGCCGAGGCGGCCCCCAGCTGAACCCCTGACAGTTCCAGTTCCACCCTGGGGCCAACAGCACGCCCTTCATTTCCACTGCCAACCGCTGTCCTCCTCAGGTGCTCGCTTCGCTCGATTCAGAGGGATCGAGGGAGACCCTCAAGACCTGTGAACTCTGCGGTGAGAGCAGCGGCGGCCCCCGGGGATGAACCGGGGGCCGCCGCCATGGGGTGGATCAGACGCCGACGGGCTGGCGCAGCAGGCCACTCAGGGAATCACTGAACTTGTCGTACCCGGCGAAGTCCAGCTGCTGCTCGTTGTCGCTCAGGGCGGTGGCGGGGCTGGGGTGCACCTCCACGTGAATGCCGTCCGCACCGACTGCCAGCGCCGCCTTGGCGAGCGGGATCAGCAGGTCGCGGCGCCCGGCGGCGTGCGTGACGTCCACGATGACCGGCAGGTGCGTCTCCTGCTTGGCGATCGCCACGGCCGACAGGTCCAGGGTGTTGCGGGTCCACTTCTCGTACGTGCGGATGCCGCGCTCGCACAGGATCACCTCGCTGTTCCCCTCCGAGAGGATGTACTCGGCGGCGTACAGCCACTCCTCGATGGTGGCGCTCAGGCCGCGCTTGAGCAGCACCGGGCGGCGCGAGCGGCCCACCTCGCGCAGCAGCGCGAAGTTGTGCATGTTGCGCGCCCCGACCTGCAGGATGTCGGCGTGCTCCGCGACGATCTCCACGTCCCGCGTGTCCATGACTTCCGTCACGAACAGCATGCCGTGCTCCTTCGCCACGCGGCTGCCCAGGATCAGGCCGTCCACGCCCATACCCTGGAAGCCGTACGGGCTGGTGCGGGGCTTGTAAGCGCCGCCCCGCAGGATCTTCACGCCCTTGGCCGCCAGGAACGCGGCCGTCTGCTCCATCTGATCCTCGCTCTCGATCGAGCAGGGCCCGGCCACGATGATGGGCGGCGCGTCCCCACCGATGCGCACCCCGTCGATGTCCAGCACGGTGTCCTCACTTTTGACCTTGCGGGACACCAGCAGCTGCTTCTTGTCGTTGCTCTCCTCGAGGTCCAGGCTGGCCTTGAAGATCTCCTTGAAGATCGCCTTCACGGCCGCGCTGGTGAACGGCCCCGGGTTCAGGGACTCGATCTCCTTGAGCTGCTTGTCCTCGCGGGCCGGGTCGTAGTGGTTCGGGCGGCCCTCCTGGGTCTTGGCGTGCCCGATCTGCGCGACGACCTCGCCGCGTTTGGAGAGCAGGGTCAGCAGGTCACGGTTGATCTGGTCGACCTCGGCGCGGAGGTCCTCGATGCTGCGCTGGTGGGTCATGCTGCGCAGTGTAGGAAAGCCCCGCAACCCCCGCCCCCACCCTGCTAGTCAATTGCCAGGAGTTGTCCAACCCGAGCCCAGCTCACAGTGGAGACCCCGAACCGGATGCCGGATCCGAGTTCACCATGTGCACCGCCACGCGCGACAGGGCCTCGTACAGTTCCCGCGCCTCGTCCGCCCCGATCTGCGGCGTGTCGCGCAGCGCGCCCTGCATGCACGCCAGCCACGCCCGCGCCCGCTCCGGCGTGATCTCGAACGGCAGGTGCCGCGCCCGCAGACGCGGATGCCCGAATCGCTCGTGGTACAGCGGCGGCCCGCCCAGGAAACCGGTCAGGAACGCCAACTGCTTCTCGGCCGTCAGGGTCAGGTCCGCCGGAAAGATCGGGGCGAGCAGCGGGTCCTGCGCCACGCGCCCGTAGAAGCGCGTGACGAGGGCCGACAGCGCGTCCGGACCGATCCGGTCATACAGGCTGCCGCCCGCATTCAGGGAGAGGGGAGCCGTCATGCGCGCAGGCTAGCTCATACAGCGGGTTTCAGGGAGGCGGTTTCCTCAGTCTCCCTGAAACGAGCAGCGCGAGTACCCGCCCAGCGGTTGGCAGTGGAGCCCAGTGGCCTGCCCTTGGCCCCAGGAAGGAACTGAAAACCGCTGTATGCGCCCGAACGAAGGTCCGCCGTCCGGCAGGGGATGGCCGGGCGGCGGACCGGGCAGAGTGGACCCCGGCGTTATTTCTTCAGTGCCGTTCCTGCGGGCAGGATGTAGATGGTCTCCAGCCCCCACGGCTGCGGCTTCGCGGGGAACTGGGCGGCGCGCCACACGACGTAGTGGCCGATCTCCGGCGCGGTCAGGACGGACGTCCTGTACGGTGCGTCCGGCCACTGCACGCCATCCGGCGCGTCGGCGTCCGCCACGGCGATCAGGCCGCCGCGCCCCAGCAGGTCCGAGAGTTTCGCCATGGGCGCGTAGCCGTCGCGGCACCAGAACATCACCTGCGCGCCCTGCGCGGCCAGCGCCTCGATGTCCGGGATGCGGGCCTTCAGGAACGCGTCCAGGTCGTAGGCGCGCACGCGCAGGTCCCGTTTGTACAGGTAATCGGCCGGAATCGTGACCGTCTCGGCGGCCACGCCCGAGGCGAGCAGCGTGGCGGGCGTGACGGTCGCACTGGCCAGCGCGGCGACCTTGAACACCGCCAGCTGCTGCGCTTTGGGCTGCGCGGGCGCGGCGAGTGCGGGAGGAGTGACGGCCATCAGGGCCAGGCTGAGGAGCAGAACAGGGTGACGCATAAGACCTCCTTGGGCCCGCTGGGGGGGCGCGGCGCACTGTAGCGCAGCGTGCATGGTCGCGCAGACAGAATTGACAGCGGTGGCCAGTTCGGTTCAGGAGCCAACAGCGCGCCCCTCAATTCCACTTCCAACCGCAGGTGTGTCAGGTGCTCGCTCCGCTTGATTCCGCGGTGACCACCGCGGGCACGGGCAGAGGGGGCCCGGTGTGAACCGTGACCCCCTCCCCGGCGTGCGCCTTGTGTTACACGTCGCGGCGGTCGAACGCGAAGATGCTCAGCAGCCCGAAGCCCGCGGTGTAGATCAGCAGCAGGATC
The DNA window shown above is from Deinococcus sedimenti and carries:
- a CDS encoding HD domain-containing phosphohydrolase; this translates as MTRDPLRSGLPETLRPALEAQALVLLAQSSGDMFTRCAQLALDITAASTALTLLYRPDTDDLEIVAAAGEHRLDALGRHLKRGEGLAWQVVHSGEATLIPRTDQNPQTVYVSGRPMPHTYLGVPLLGPDGELLGVLSVNRLAQGTQFGSGEAQALTLLGQAASVAYARTRALEDAQQAARQFEQLAQLSGELADLTSPEEIGERALHTLVSLSGFTVGAVVMLDDRGQVQLSVLAGHPDGQAATREVLRASPAHSTGLIGEVARTGRTQVAPDYQSWAQRRTDSPNIFTGLAAPLRVDGRVVGVVMLLHLQRRVPVPGSLVTLLDTVAQRICQAMERASSVEHLHATREAALRTLGRMLESRDGDTFGHTDRVTTLAGRLGERLGLSEEALQHLRWGAYLHDIGKVAVDDRLLRKAGPLSPVEREAMQWHVEVGDQLLREEVFVPREVREIVRHHHERWDGSGYPDRLAGMDIPLLARIFSVADVFDALISARPYKLAWSAQAAADSLREQAGRQFDPAVVDAFLDVLRGDGLLDA
- the guaA gene encoding glutamine-hydrolyzing GMP synthase gives rise to the protein MSVVILDFGSQFTRLIARRFRELGAYSVILPGSAPLDRILRENPQGIVLSGGPSSVYDEAAPKPAPGVLDLDIPVLGVCYGMQYLAQQAGGDVKRAGKREYGKADLTQYGGQLFEGIQGEFVAWMSHSDSVTQLPEGYEVVAQTEDTPVTAIENRETRRYGVQFHPEVVHTPKGGQLLANFLGICGVTRDWTAEHIIDELIADVQAQVGDGRVLLAISGGVDSSTLGLLLAKAVGEKLTAVFIDHGLLRLGEREQVEAALKPLGVNLVTVDARAEFMAALDGVSDPEQKRKIIGREFIRAFEREARAYGPFDFLAQGTLYPDVIESAGGEGAANIKSHHNVGGLPDDLAFKLVEPFRTLFKDEVREIARLLGLPDHIRMRHPFPGPGLAIRCLGAISEEKLDILRRVDDIFISGLREFGLYDGCSQALAILTPIQSVGVMGDERTYSYTAALRAVTTDDFMTAEWARLPYEFLATMSNRIVNQVHEINRVVYDITGKPPATIEWE
- a CDS encoding PEGA domain-containing protein — protein: MKPLGPYVAARDLPGRMTSPVRTLRATDRLTGMPVLLHALPSPLAIPDLPEHPNVLMPVDCVQIATEAFMVTELPLQARPAQDPDLTAQGALAALAALHARGVVHGGLSASQLWSVDGEVRLAGAGLPWGGEPRPQDDLYALAVILHEMGGVPRALRPLLDEPGRLDARAALAALRVHNTPAPAPLPQPASELAATPVTPVPVPPSHPAAGDPVPGPAPRDRNERPPAPSAPASGEKTEAGARGRRERGRRSRQPGRDAAASSAGAASSAGAASSAGAASPPPATTDTPDTAPPSGGGTVTPGSAAPDQTAPVPNTPDLTPAPQDAPAAPEPTEPPPAHDGTPIVLGEPDPATPAQSEAPPTPSEPAPSRPAAVAPGGPAEERPARPGRISPQERRRREHEARREQTERDAQAAAERRQQTAAPAAPHTPPPPLQIGFDDLPAWEADSDGADAPRPALNLREVERLPPSLRRAPADDRAVREAEPVGTIPARRRTGEPIRIGWDEDDSWRVVREAPAAAVRPRRPLLWRVLFWGALAAGFVVVVTLLGGLVRDRQARAASPQATVNPSVPARQSSGGPVAAPQPQTVPFTVRGVAGATARLSVEQAPKAANLAPGASLGTAPGRVTFPAPGTYRLRVVVDGFAPGSMTVTVPRAQPVTIDLDR
- a CDS encoding Mrp/NBP35 family ATP-binding protein, with the protein product MRDALMSALSTVNDPELHRDLVSLGMIEHASVEAGVAHVKVNLTTPACPLKGQIEHDVRAAALTVPGVQDAVITFGAMVRAAAQPALPGVKHVLLVGSGKGGVGKSSVAVNLAASLALDGARVGLLDADVYGPSVAHMLGQSGAKVTANEDRKMRPLDAHGVRFISMANLSPAGQALVWRGPMLHSAIQQFLKDAAWGDLDYLIVDLPPGTGDVQLSLTQTVQVTGAVIVTTPQDVALIDATRALDMFRKASVPVLGVIENMSYFVAPDTGITYDIFGRGGSRKLGDHTLLGEIPLEISVRQDADAGTPAVLAHPDSPAALALRQAARALAGQVSVRTLAHLPDQLTVV
- a CDS encoding helix-turn-helix transcriptional regulator produces the protein MSAAVLAPAGTERTKTRLLELVKRHGPQTAQDLAQRLDVSVPAARRHLCDLQEQGLLEARTERPGGRGRPQHVFALTDRGEAAFPKTYSSLCVDVLRHIEGLFGAGAVLQVLEARNAEIAARLRDDLPAALPLGERVQVLVQRLNEHGFDATAEQDAQGRWMFTQRNCPNLTVARQYAQLCSAEVTLYTDLLGVPVARDTRIACGQACCHYRVG
- a CDS encoding 2'-5' RNA ligase family protein; this translates as MTQYLTALDEAPSPLYSIVAWPPEALDSWLRRQQDRLNVRGFGLPHLNIRAPFQTSLRSAELVATCRDVLRGQPAFDVQVRGWKQLPGVIFLECELSPALGALHRRTLAIGPSSQARHDGPDYRPHLTLALGVLRWAEPILWEEIRDLKPPLTHFRVEALSLTKEHRGEVQELHTYPLLTPDDAPLAGPRDAEAAPS
- a CDS encoding bifunctional 3-deoxy-7-phosphoheptulonate synthase/chorismate mutase, translating into MTHQRSIEDLRAEVDQINRDLLTLLSKRGEVVAQIGHAKTQEGRPNHYDPAREDKQLKEIESLNPGPFTSAAVKAIFKEIFKASLDLEESNDKKQLLVSRKVKSEDTVLDIDGVRIGGDAPPIIVAGPCSIESEDQMEQTAAFLAAKGVKILRGGAYKPRTSPYGFQGMGVDGLILGSRVAKEHGMLFVTEVMDTRDVEIVAEHADILQVGARNMHNFALLREVGRSRRPVLLKRGLSATIEEWLYAAEYILSEGNSEVILCERGIRTYEKWTRNTLDLSAVAIAKQETHLPVIVDVTHAAGRRDLLIPLAKAALAVGADGIHVEVHPSPATALSDNEQQLDFAGYDKFSDSLSGLLRQPVGV
- a CDS encoding globin domain-containing protein codes for the protein MTAPLSLNAGGSLYDRIGPDALSALVTRFYGRVAQDPLLAPIFPADLTLTAEKQLAFLTGFLGGPPLYHERFGHPRLRARHLPFEITPERARAWLACMQGALRDTPQIGADEARELYEALSRVAVHMVNSDPASGSGSPL